Within the Megalops cyprinoides isolate fMegCyp1 chromosome 10, fMegCyp1.pri, whole genome shotgun sequence genome, the region TGCTGTGGTCTGTAAGcttgttaatattttttctgaTACGGGACTGCATGAAGAGCGCATGGggacattttgaaaaggaaaaaaatagctaAGAATGCTCCCACAGGCCTTGCAAATCCCATTGTGAAATTGTCCTTGGTGACCTGTTTAACCCTTTTGTACTTCACAACCCTGATAACCTCCTGATAAAGTAAAAtatctcatttgttttattgtaataattGCCATCTTACACTTCTGTATCTACTAGGTCCTATGTGCTTACTCTATAGATTCAGTGTCTGACACCATTCTGCTCAAACTTCCAGAGTTCTGTATTTAATTGTACCAATTTTCTACTACATACTGACAAATgcaatataaacattttttcacataaaaCTATTTAAGTAACATTACAGAAGAAATTTTAAAGGGTTATTGAAGTGCTGCTATGCTGTGATGTATCAGTTATAAAATAGTTGTGACAGAAAAAACTATACATTATTTTAGCTGAATATGTTATCTTGGTGCTCTCAACATTAATGCAGTTTATTAATTCACTGTGTGATTATTGCCATTGGTCAAAGAACAATTCAATCACATATAGTATCAAATTACATCTCAGTAAGGGTTCCACAGTTACAttcagaaatacacattttctgttAATCTGCAGATCTGATCAATTATTggaacaaaaaagcaattttaGAGATTAATTCATTGCCCTAGTTACTCTTTTTTAACAAAGGTTGCAGTGgaaatataatttcacattGAAAGAAATGTAATCTCACATGAAAGCATGTCAAAAGGTAACTGACTTAAAACATAATATACATATGTGCAAgggtttattttcaaacacaataaaataattatcagCTTCAGTATTTCTTATTGTTCTGTTCATCAGTTAATGAAATTATGTTCTGTTTAGAAAGCTGCATGCTCTTGCCAGTACAGTAGCATTACCATAGGGTAGTCAAGATAAAAATCAGTGATGTGTGTTTGATGCATGCTGTTCAGAATATCCCAATATTCATATGCATATTTAGCAAATCAgaattttagcatttttccaaatcagctgttttgttttcaaaaacattttgtttaataaCTGCAATCAGTTTCATAAGTGCAAATTGGAGATTATccaaaaatatctgaaattcaTTTGTGTCAGAATTTCATACAGATTGTTTTCACGTACCCAGATTAAACTGTGCTGATTCCATCTAATCTGAGCAACACAAAATCTAAATAAGTTAACACAAcatctaaatatttttgtgtgtgataaAAAGACTGATGGCTGGCTGCCTTGTCAGAAAGGCAATATTTACACCATGCTTTCCTTGTTatgacaaatgcatttatacattaggtaaattaaatgtaaaaaaaaaaagaaacttgacAATAATGCCTATGCTAATAACTAATCTACCCTTAACAATTCCTACTAATTTACCCTGACCTTTCGACCCTCAATTATGTAAATGAGCTCCTCTGTCAGTTGATCGTTTAAGGagatttgtgtttatgtgcacgtgtttttctgttgtgttgtgttataTTGCCTACTATGAAAATCTACAGAATCAAGCGCTGTGGGCTGCCCGCTGTCTGATGCCTGGCTACTTTCTGTCATAATGGACGCTAATGCAACACAGGGAAATGCAGCGCTCGTCTAAAGCAGCAATAAttactgaactttttttttttttttttggtaatcatttcaaatgcaatataatatttCTGTTTCGAGGTTATCGCCGTGAGTCGCAccacacagtaaaataaactTATTTCTGACAATGGCGTCAGTCACGCCCTGGGCAATGGGGGGAGAGCTCATAGTTCCTCTAAAGGCTTTTTTTGttgattattaattatattaaagaAACCCGACCCGAATGGTAGGCTTGCCCCTTTGGCAAGAAATTAGAACAGGGATGATAAATTCCTTCActaattaatcatttaaagaGACCAAGCCACAGCAGTGGCAGTGAAATGTGTCTTCCGGcttgctgtttgaaatgacaATAGTTGAGGAGGAACATGCTGCACCATCTTTTCAACAGTGTGTACCAGCCTTTAATGCAGGGGAGTTACAAAGACAGCACCACAGTGCATTCTTGAGTTTGTCAGGGGGTGACATTTAGAAACGTTCCGactaatggggaaaaaagaacatttaaagaTGGATtctctctgtgcgtgtgtgtgtgtgtgttgaaggcTTTTTATtctcaatttaatttcaatacatttctgGAACAAGACAACACATGAGTATTTACAAAGAGGATAATTATTTTTAGATGTGGCATTGAATTTGTAATTTGATAACCTAATggaacattattattactatataccataagttaaaaatgaaaataaaataaagatttttaattaattaatagaAAGCATAGTGTGAcctatgtattttttcagtgttttttctaTATGTTTTACCACACCATTGTTACTGATGACATGACCATGGCAAATGATAAAGGATTCATATCATAGAATAAAACacaaccattttaaaaaaaaattaaaaaagcacatgcagTGTCATTAAAAAGCATCACTGTAAGGATATAAGTGATGAGTGCCTTCATGTCGCAGTGACAGTTGACAGCCTTTAACACACCAAGTTGCCCTTGGTTGTCAGCTTCCACATGTCACTCTGTCAGATTATGCATTGCTGTCTTGTTCCCTGACACAGCAGCGGCGGTACGGAGCGTGCACCTCCGCCCGCATGAACAAAAAGCCCCGCATTTCCTCATTGCGCTCATTAAGCTGGTGTCCAATGAGTCAGCCAGTGTCTGAGGTAAAGCGCGCGACGCAGTTCGCCATGTATGTAGCAGGCACGCACCGGAGAGTAATTAACACACGTCCTACCATCTGCCGCAGATCCATAGGAACCCAGGGAAAGCGAATGTCGCTGCCACTGGTTTCCCGATCCTGCGCAGTGACATATTTGATCAGGTGTGAATTAGGGCCGTGTTCATTGAACATGCTTGTTACTTGGCGGATGATGGCAACACAAGCAAGAGGAAGTGGCTTCTTACAACAGTGATTAAACATATGCAACTAATTAGTGGCTTTTCTGCCATGGCACTAGCATGTAATTTGTTGAGTCctttttttgaaggaaaagggaaaaaaaataaagtaggTACCAAATAACTCAAACTGAATGTTTCTTCTTATAAAAAGTGAATGTTTCTgatttacccccccccccccaaaaaaaaaaaaatgaacacatgtaGGAGCAAATTTCCTTCATTTAAATTCTTACCGTAATCATGCCTTACGATATGTGTGTGATTGGTAAATATCTGCTGAATTTTCCATGAGgtgacaaataaaagaaaacataacaaaaaaaccataaataatgaattaagtatatttttaaaatactgtgctTTTTGAGTGAATGAGATCTTGCACTATGTAGCTGCTGAGGTTACATCTACCTACTGCTTTAAACACAGAGGTTACATATTAGTTTGGTAATGTTAAGTGAAGTGGCAAAGGCATTTCGAATTCTAGTGGAAATGAGGATGCTTGATAGCAAAGGAGAATCCTAATGAGTCTATCAAAGACTTGATTTGTACCCAACAGACAAGGCAGCTGTGAATTGTATGAAAATATTGGAAATCAATAGTGTCTATGGAATTTCATTAAGCAGCAGTATCCACAATTGATAGGCCCTCATAATTTGATGGATTGTGCAAAGAAAATTATTAGCTGGGTATAAGGAGAGGGATAGAATACACAAACTGGGTCTTGAGAATTGGTGAAGTAGGGCAATTtgttcagagagaaaaaaaaatattgattttggttatgttaaaaaagaagaaaaaaaaaggttaaatctTAGTGGGGCTGTTGTGCAGAATCTCTAATGaatttttcttgatttttttcttcttttttgtcctttgcaTCCCTTCTCtcaaccaccaccccccccccctctcccccccaccccccgccagcAGCTCCAGGGGAAGGACTGGACGATGCGGACAGTGGGAACGAGAGCCGGAGCGGCAGCGAGGAGACCCATGTGTGTGAGAAGTGCTGTGCAGAGTTCTTCAAGTGGTCTGACTTCTGCGAGCACCTGAAGAGCTGCACCAAGAACCCGCTGGTGCTCATCGTCAACGAGGACGAGGTGACGCCTGACTCGCAGGAGTACCCAGCCGAGCCCTCCCCGGCACCCAGCTGCCCCAGCGACCCGGCTGACAGCGAGGACGCCGATGACAGCCGTGCGGCCACCGAGGGCGATGAGGGCGCCGAGCTAGCGCCGAAGGGCAGCGTGGAGAAGGAGGACGAGCCCATGGAGGTGGAGGAGTCTCCCGAGAAAATGGCCGAGGCCGAGGAGCCTGCGGCCTCGCCCCAGCAGGAAGTCCCCCTACCTCAGATCGATGCCCCGTCCTCTCTGACGAGCTACAACATGCCAAACACTAACGTGACTCTGGAGACACTGCACAGCACCAGGGTGGCCGTGGCCCAGTTCTCCCAGAGTTTCCGCACAGGCGCTGGCGGGGTGCCCACTGTGGCCATCCCCATGATCCTGGACCAGCTGATGgcgctccagcagcagcagatccACCAGCTGCAGCTCATCGAGCAGATCCGCAGCCAGGTGGCCATGATGAACAGGCAGCCCATGCAGCCGGCCCTGACTTCCTCTGGAGTTCCCCAGGGCCCGTCCTCTGTGCCCACCCCcagccagctccagctccagggcTTTATCACGCCTCCCGTCCACCAGCTGCCAGTCAGGGTGCCGTCTGCTGTCAACGGGCAGGCCTCCGTCTCCCTGACATCTGCCCTGGAGGGGCCCCAGTCCCATGTCTCGCAGTCCGGGTGCGGGCAGACCAACCCAGGGATAACTAACAGCACTTCGGTTTCAGCCGGCTCCAGCCTACCCCCGTCTGGCTGCGGCgccatctcctcctccttacTGCCCCCCTGCACTCTGGCGAGCACGCACACGaacagtggcagcagcagcgccTCCCAGCCGCGGCACTCCTCGAGCCCCCCCTCTCTGGGCCACAGCAGCCTTCTCAGCTCATCTTCCAACCTGCCACTGCTACCTCAGAGCTCCTCCAGCAGCGTCATCTTCCCCAACCCGCTGGCGAGCATTGCCGCCACCGCCAACGCCCTGGACCCGCTCTCCGCTCTGATGAAGCACCGCAAGGGGAAGCCGCCCAACGTGTCCGTGTTTGACACCAAGCCCAGCTCAGAGGATCCCTTCTTCAAGCATAAGTGCAGGTTCTGCGCCAAGGTGTTTGGCAGTGACAGTGCCCTGCAGATCCACCTCCGCTCGCATACCGGGGAGAGGCCTTTCAAATGCAACATCTGTGGCAACCGCTTCTCCACCAAGGGAAACCTGAAGGTCCACTTTCAGAGGCACAAAGAGAAGTACCCCCACATTCAAATGAACCCTTACCCGGTACCAGAATACCTCGACAATGTGCCCACAAGCTCCGGCATCCCTTACGGCATGTCTCTGCCCCCTGAGAAGCCTGTGACCACATGGCTGGACAGCAAGCCTGTTTTGCCCACTGTCCCCACCTCAGTGGGCCTCCAGCTTCCGCCCACTCTGCCCAGCATGGCTAGCTACAGCGATTCTCCAAGTCTTACTCCCTTGAGCAGGTCGCCGCACAGACGATCTCCTGATTCAAGTGAGTGTGCATCCTTGTCTCCCAATCTCATTGCCGCTGAAACCAGCATGCCAGCTGCCTCTGAGTCCCCACAGCCTAACCTTGGGAGCGAGGGGCCCCCAGTCTTGAAACCAGAGGGGATTCACCTGCCCCCGACCTGCACAACCAGACCGGGAGAGAGCTCCACCACGGTGACACAAGCTGCCGTGTCGGCCACCATCACAACTACAACCACGACCCCTCAGATTGCAGAGCCCGTCACTCCACCCTCCTCGGTCTCCAACCCTGTACTTCCGATGATTTCTGACCAGTTCAAGGCTAAGTTTCCATTCGGCGGCCTCTTAGACTCTATGCAAACTTCGGAGACCTCgaagctgcagcagctggtggagAACATCGACAAGAAAATGACGGACCCCAACCAGTGCGTCATCTGCCACCGCGTGCTCAGCTGCCAGAGTGCCCTGAAGATGCACTATCGCATCCACACCGGGGAGAGGCccttcaaatgcaaaatatgtggCCGGGCATTCACCACTAAAGGCAACCTGAAGACACACTTCGGAGTGCACAGATCCAAGCCTCCTCTGCGGGTTCAGCACTCGTGCCCCATCTGCCAGAAGAAGTTCACCAACGCCGTGGTTCTTCAGCAGCACATCCGCATGCACATGGGGGGCCAGATCCCCAACACCCCCCTGCCAGAGGGCTTCCAGGATATGGACGCCGACCTCTGTTTCGACGAGAAGAGCTTGGACACCATGAGCAACTACGATGACGAGCTGCTGGACGAAATGGAGCAGTCCATGGAGGAAGAGGCGGAACTGAAAGACGGGGAGCTGGACCCCACCAAGCCCCTGATCCCATACTCCGGCATGTCCCCGAACTCGCCCCCATCCGTCATCTCCAGCATCGCCGCTCTGGAAAACCAAATGAAGATGATCGACTCCACCGCGAACATGAGCCACTCCTTCGGGGGGCTCAAGTCGGGAGAGAACGGCTTCTTGGAGAACGACCGCCTGACGAACGATTCCTCATCCGCG harbors:
- the LOC118785121 gene encoding sal-like protein 3 isoform X1 gives rise to the protein MSRRKQAKPQHLKSDEEPTLTGVVSENAAPGEGLDDADSGNESRSGSEETHVCEKCCAEFFKWSDFCEHLKSCTKNPLVLIVNEDEVTPDSQEYPAEPSPAPSCPSDPADSEDADDSRAATEGDEGAELAPKGSVEKEDEPMEVEESPEKMAEAEEPAASPQQEVPLPQIDAPSSLTSYNMPNTNVTLETLHSTRVAVAQFSQSFRTGAGGVPTVAIPMILDQLMALQQQQIHQLQLIEQIRSQVAMMNRQPMQPALTSSGVPQGPSSVPTPSQLQLQGFITPPVHQLPVRVPSAVNGQASVSLTSALEGPQSHVSQSGCGQTNPGITNSTSVSAGSSLPPSGCGAISSSLLPPCTLASTHTNSGSSSASQPRHSSSPPSLGHSSLLSSSSNLPLLPQSSSSSVIFPNPLASIAATANALDPLSALMKHRKGKPPNVSVFDTKPSSEDPFFKHKCRFCAKVFGSDSALQIHLRSHTGERPFKCNICGNRFSTKGNLKVHFQRHKEKYPHIQMNPYPVPEYLDNVPTSSGIPYGMSLPPEKPVTTWLDSKPVLPTVPTSVGLQLPPTLPSMASYSDSPSLTPLSRSPHRRSPDSSECASLSPNLIAAETSMPAASESPQPNLGSEGPPVLKPEGIHLPPTCTTRPGESSTTVTQAAVSATITTTTTTPQIAEPVTPPSSVSNPVLPMISDQFKAKFPFGGLLDSMQTSETSKLQQLVENIDKKMTDPNQCVICHRVLSCQSALKMHYRIHTGERPFKCKICGRAFTTKGNLKTHFGVHRSKPPLRVQHSCPICQKKFTNAVVLQQHIRMHMGGQIPNTPLPEGFQDMDADLCFDEKSLDTMSNYDDELLDEMEQSMEEEAELKDGELDPTKPLIPYSGMSPNSPPSVISSIAALENQMKMIDSTANMSHSFGGLKSGENGFLENDRLTNDSSSAVGDLESQSAGSPAMSESSNSMQALSPAPSHAESLRSKSPGANVPDLVQEMPTTVKSEKSETPSPAPVPENGGALDLTATPPGRPFIKEESQFSMLFLSRDRGPSQSTPSLVTTTPSMIKIEVNGHSKPVHMSEGQHLPVGIQAPVAPQTTMSPSITPMLAPPPPRRTPKQHNCNSCGKNFSSASALQIHERTHTGEKPFGCTICGRAFTTKGNLKVHMGTHMWNNAPARRGRRLSVENPMALLGGDAMKFGEMFQKDLAARAMNVDPSFWNQYAAAITNGLAMKNNEISVIQNGGIPQLPVSLGGGGIPSLGSLSVGMERARTGNSPPIMGLEKASMEVGAGRPFSRFIEDNKEIGIN
- the LOC118785121 gene encoding sal-like protein 3 isoform X2, with the protein product MSRRKQAKPQHLKSDEEPTLTGVVSENAPGEGLDDADSGNESRSGSEETHVCEKCCAEFFKWSDFCEHLKSCTKNPLVLIVNEDEVTPDSQEYPAEPSPAPSCPSDPADSEDADDSRAATEGDEGAELAPKGSVEKEDEPMEVEESPEKMAEAEEPAASPQQEVPLPQIDAPSSLTSYNMPNTNVTLETLHSTRVAVAQFSQSFRTGAGGVPTVAIPMILDQLMALQQQQIHQLQLIEQIRSQVAMMNRQPMQPALTSSGVPQGPSSVPTPSQLQLQGFITPPVHQLPVRVPSAVNGQASVSLTSALEGPQSHVSQSGCGQTNPGITNSTSVSAGSSLPPSGCGAISSSLLPPCTLASTHTNSGSSSASQPRHSSSPPSLGHSSLLSSSSNLPLLPQSSSSSVIFPNPLASIAATANALDPLSALMKHRKGKPPNVSVFDTKPSSEDPFFKHKCRFCAKVFGSDSALQIHLRSHTGERPFKCNICGNRFSTKGNLKVHFQRHKEKYPHIQMNPYPVPEYLDNVPTSSGIPYGMSLPPEKPVTTWLDSKPVLPTVPTSVGLQLPPTLPSMASYSDSPSLTPLSRSPHRRSPDSSECASLSPNLIAAETSMPAASESPQPNLGSEGPPVLKPEGIHLPPTCTTRPGESSTTVTQAAVSATITTTTTTPQIAEPVTPPSSVSNPVLPMISDQFKAKFPFGGLLDSMQTSETSKLQQLVENIDKKMTDPNQCVICHRVLSCQSALKMHYRIHTGERPFKCKICGRAFTTKGNLKTHFGVHRSKPPLRVQHSCPICQKKFTNAVVLQQHIRMHMGGQIPNTPLPEGFQDMDADLCFDEKSLDTMSNYDDELLDEMEQSMEEEAELKDGELDPTKPLIPYSGMSPNSPPSVISSIAALENQMKMIDSTANMSHSFGGLKSGENGFLENDRLTNDSSSAVGDLESQSAGSPAMSESSNSMQALSPAPSHAESLRSKSPGANVPDLVQEMPTTVKSEKSETPSPAPVPENGGALDLTATPPGRPFIKEESQFSMLFLSRDRGPSQSTPSLVTTTPSMIKIEVNGHSKPVHMSEGQHLPVGIQAPVAPQTTMSPSITPMLAPPPPRRTPKQHNCNSCGKNFSSASALQIHERTHTGEKPFGCTICGRAFTTKGNLKVHMGTHMWNNAPARRGRRLSVENPMALLGGDAMKFGEMFQKDLAARAMNVDPSFWNQYAAAITNGLAMKNNEISVIQNGGIPQLPVSLGGGGIPSLGSLSVGMERARTGNSPPIMGLEKASMEVGAGRPFSRFIEDNKEIGIN